In Pyrus communis chromosome 1, drPyrComm1.1, whole genome shotgun sequence, the following are encoded in one genomic region:
- the LOC137708287 gene encoding ethylene-responsive transcription factor TINY-like, with product MSASSETESSSNSSTSASPPSSPSSLQTQNPQKPSSPIHQGIDTPCKKNAKRVRDSSKHPVYRGVRMRNWGKWVSEIREPRKKSRIWLGTFPTPEMAARAHDVAALSIKGNSAILNFPELSDLLPRPVSNAPRDVQAAASKAAEMHQFDSIPSMSPSPSSLSSLVSAIDNLSSESDELSEIVELPSLSCESTELRSEFVFVDSEDQWVYPPAWLPRVGEFECSELGAASSVGFECLLWDYN from the coding sequence ATGAGCGCTAGTTCAGAAACTGAAAGCAGCTCCAACTCGTCCACTTCCGCATCGCCTCCTTCCTCGCCTTCCTCactccaaacccaaaacccacaaaaaccCAGCTCGCCAATTCACCAAGGAATCGACACTCCCTGCAAAAAAAATGCCAAACGGGTCAGAGACTCCAGCAAACACCCGGTTTATCGGGGGGTCCGAATGAGGAACTGGGGCAAATGGGTATCCGAAATCCGCGAGCCTCGCAAGAAATCGCGCATTTGGCTCGGCACTTTTCCGACTCCTGAAATGGCCGCCAGGGCCCACGACGTCGCCGCTTTGAGCATCAAGGGCAACTCAGCGATTCTCAACTTCCCAGAGCTCTCCGACTTGCTGCCTCGCCCGGTTTCAAACGCCCCCCGCGACGTCCAGGCAGCCGCCAGCAAAGCCGCGGAAATGCACCAATTCGACTCCATCCCGTCAATGTCGCCGTCCCCCTCGTCGCTGTCCTCGCTCGTCTCGGCCATAGACAACTTGTCGTCCGAGTCGGACGAGCTGAGCGAGATCGTCGAGTTGCCGAGTCTGAGTTGCGAGTCGACCGAGTTGAGAAGCGAGTTCGTGTTTGTGGACTCGGAGGACCAATGGGTTTATCCGCCGGCGTGGCTGCCGCGCGTTGGGGAGTTCGAATGCAGTGAGTTGGGGGCGGCGAGTTCAGTTGGGTTTGAGTGTTTGTTATGGGATTATAATTAA
- the LOC137743046 gene encoding uncharacterized protein, with the protein MATSVKVKSGGTLQDGSSKGKIGYSVTKKKIESSSSKQQAADSKQKYVQTVTKTEVKSKLNSVSKTITKKTTTKVREKKVYTLAGQKFDPPEEREPLRIFYESLSKQIPTSEMAEFWMMEHGLLSPERSRKAYEKKQGKQKQLRLGTPIKSTPKPPSKPESSQRPQLQASKNGDVKAMKRVIKESDDDDDFILSPKRRRA; encoded by the exons ATGGCTACTTCTGTCAAGGTGAAGAGCGGCGGCACCCTGCAGGATGGTTCTTCAAAGGGAAAGATTGGATATTCTGTCACTAAGAAGAAGATTGAGAGCTCTTCAAGCAAGCAGCAGGCAGCTGATTCCAAGCAGAAATATGTTCAGACTGTTACAAAAACTGAG gtaaaatcaaaattgaattcAGTATCAAAGACGATAACAAAGAAAACCACGACAAAAGTGAGAGAGAAGAAAGTATACACTTTGGCAGGCCAGAAGTTTGATCCTCCAGAAGAG AGAGAACCCTTGAGGATCTTTTACGAGTCATTGTCCAAACAGATACCAACAAGTGAAATGGCAGAATTCTG GATGATGGAGCATGGCCTTTTGTCCCCTGAAAGATCCAGAAAGGCATACGAGAAGAAGCAGGGAAAGCAAAAACAACTCCGTTTGGGAACCCCTATTAAGTCTACACCAAAACCACCAAGTAAACCTGAGAGTTCACAGAGGCCACAACTGCAGGCATCTAAGAATGGCGATGTAAAAGCCATGAAGAGAGTTATCAAAGAGAGCGACGACGACGATGATTTCATTTTAAGTCCCAAGAGAAGGAGAGCGTAA
- the LOC137714903 gene encoding probable glycosyltransferase At5g03795, which yields MGRELLSMYQAKTRRLLWIVGMLFAVILVVWHLEFPYGTFSLSILSTAKVPVEGKSRFQAGDSPSDSEAVGNMSLSNDVNYTRKYGTHEIGNDSRTSGFVLEGSEGSNRTLEIDEDTGEDQEEASDTFVKQNRTFIVKIVNPLEADVAQEWRKQFSFEKQNTTETTFPEGRTRNERNTTDEVVNPTAGFPTTSPASPMINSSPITAPAIIETNVGAPPIAVGSNVTLVHKDLTTLSQKPKKSEQLHSDLNQTEQSSSMTRVPEVNKEPERPALDAYSISDMNKLLRKSHSPYHSVKPLWSSPVDQQLQFAASQIENAPLIKSDQTLYAPLYRNLSMFKRSYELMENTLKVYVYREGQRPILHSPFLRGIYASEGWFMKLMEADKRFVTKNPLEAHLYYLPFSSRMLEERLYVANSHSHKNLVQYLKDYVDMIAGKYPFWNRTGGADHFLVACHDWAPTETKEIMAMCIRALCNADVKEGFVFGKDVSLPETYIKNDKKPLRDLGGNHPSKRPILAFFAGNMHGYVRPILLQHWENKDPDMQIFGRLPKGKGNKNYIRRMQSSKYCICAKGYEVNSPRVVEAIFYECVPVIISDNFVPPFFEVLKWESFAVFVLEKDIPNLKNILLSIPKKKYLQMQTRVKKVQQHFLWHAKPEKYDIFHMILHNIWYNRLHQIKPN from the exons ATGGGTCGGGAGCTTTTGTCTATGTATCAAGCCAAAACGAGGAGATTGCTGTGGATTGTGGGAATGTTGTTTGCTGTGATTTTAGTTGTCTGGCATCTTGAATTTCCATATGGTACTTTCTCATTGTCTATACTCTCTACTGCAAAGGTTCCGGTAGAGGGGAAAAGTCGCTTCCAAGCTGGGGATTCACCATCTGATTCTGAGGCGGTTGGTAACATGTCGCTTTCTAATGATGTGAACTACACTAGGAAATATGGAACTCACGAGATAGGTAACGATAGTAGGACCTCGGGTTTTGTATTAGAAGGAAGTGAGGGCTCAAACAGAACTTTAGAAATTGATGAGGATACAGGTGAAGATCAGGAGGAGGCATCTGATACTTTTGTAAAGCAAAATAGAACTTTCATTGTGAAAATTGTCAACCCCTTGGAGGCTGACGTCGCACAAGAGTGGCGTAAACAATTCTCTTTTGAAAAGCAAAATACTACCGAGACTACTTTTCCAGAAGGCAGGACTAGGAATGAAAGAAATACTACAGATGAAGTAGTAAATCCTACTGCTGGTTTTCCAACCACTTCACCTGCATCCCCGATGATAAATTCATCACCTATCACAGCTCCAGCAATTATTGAAACAAACGTTGGAGCACCCCCTATAGCTGTTGGCTCAAATGTGACTTTGGTTCACAAAGATCTAACAACCTTGTCTCAGAAACCCAAAAAGTCTGAGCAATTGCATAGTGACCTCAACCAAACAGAACAAAGTTCTTCAATGACTAGGGTCCCCGAAGTGAACAAAGAGCCAGAGCGTCCAGCCTTGGATGCATATTCAATATCTGATATGAACAAGCTGTTGCGTAAGAGTCATTCCCCGTACCATTCAGTG aAACCACTATGGTCTTCACCGGTTGACCAACAGTTGCAATTTGCAGCATCACAGATCGAAAATGCACCCCTTATAAAGAGTGATCAAACTCTTTATGCTCCACTATATAGGAATCTTTCCATGTTTAAAAG GAGCTACGAATTAATGGAGAACACTCTTAAAGTATACGTATACAGGGAAGGACAAAGACCCATATTACACTCGCCATTTCTCAGGGGAATATATGCTTCCGAGGGTTGGTTCATGAAGCTGATGGAAGCTGACAAGAGATTTGTCACTAAAAACCCTCTGGAAGCCCACCTATATTACTTGCCTTTTAGCTCTCGAATGTTAGAGGAAAGGTTATACGTGGCCAATTCACACAGTCATAAAAATCTTGTACAATATTTGAAGGACTATGTGGACATGATTGCTGGGAAGTATCCTTTCTGGAACAGAACTGGAGGAGCCGATCATTTTCTTGTTGCTTGTCATGACTGG GCCCCAACAGAAACGAAGGAAATTATGGCTATGTGCATAAGAGCCCTCTGCAATGCTGATGTCAAAGAAGGTTTTGTATTTGGCAAGGACGTGTCTCTTCCCGAAACATACATCAAGAATGATAAGAAGCCTCTCAGAGATCTCGGAGGCAATCATCCTTCCAAGAGGCCAATACTTGCTTTCTTTGCTGGAAACATGCATGGCTATGTTAGGCCAATCCTGTTACAGCATTGGGAAAACAAAGATCCTGACATGCAGATCTTCGGTCGATTGCCtaaaggaaagggaaataagAACTACATCCGTCGTATGCAGAGCAGCAAGTACTGTATTTGCGCAAAAGGTTACGAAGTGAACAGCCCGCGAGTGGTAGAGGCCATTTTCTACGAGTGTGTTCCGGTGATCATATCAGACAATTTTGTGCCTCCATTTTTCGAAGTACTGAAGTGGGAGTCGTTTGCTGTTTTCGTGTTGGAAAAGGATATCCCAAATTTGAAGAACATACTCCTTTCGATCCCGAAGAAGAAATATCTACAGATGCAAACGAGGGTGAAAAAGGTGCAACAGCATTTTCTGTGGCATGCTAAGCCTGAGAAGTATGATATTTTTCATATGATACTGCACAACATTTGGTACAACAGACTCCATCAGATAAAACCCAATTGA